The Shewanella mangrovisoli genome has a window encoding:
- a CDS encoding Bax inhibitor-1/YccA family protein, producing MTQQTLYSASASTLEVNKLLKNTYLLLAMTLAFSALCAGLAMALNISPLMSLGLSIGGLVLLFVTLRKADSAAGIFWVFAFTGMEGASLGYMLNHYAGMTNGSELIMQALGLTSVIFIALSAYAVTTKKDFSFLRGFLFAGLIVVIAAALINIFVGNSVAFMAINAGLALLMTGFILFDTSRIVNGGETNYIRATISLYLDFLNLFIAILHLLGIGNDD from the coding sequence ATGACTCAGCAAACCTTGTACTCAGCGAGTGCATCCACCTTAGAAGTGAATAAACTTCTTAAAAATACCTATTTATTGTTGGCCATGACCCTCGCCTTCTCGGCGTTGTGTGCAGGCTTAGCGATGGCACTCAATATCAGCCCCCTGATGTCACTCGGTTTATCTATCGGTGGTTTAGTGCTGCTGTTCGTTACCCTACGCAAAGCCGATTCGGCTGCAGGCATCTTCTGGGTATTTGCCTTTACTGGTATGGAAGGCGCCTCATTAGGTTACATGCTTAACCACTATGCCGGCATGACCAATGGCTCTGAGCTTATCATGCAAGCTTTAGGATTAACCTCGGTTATCTTTATTGCACTCTCGGCCTATGCAGTCACAACGAAGAAAGATTTCTCTTTCCTACGTGGTTTCCTGTTCGCCGGATTGATTGTGGTGATCGCCGCTGCGCTGATCAACATTTTCGTGGGTAACAGTGTGGCCTTTATGGCGATTAACGCGGGTCTTGCGCTGTTAATGACCGGCTTTATCCTGTTCGATACTAGCCGTATCGTGAATGGCGGCGAGACTAACTATATCCGCGCCACTATCTCCTTGTATCTGGACTTTTTAAACCTGTTTATTGCCATTTTGCATTTGCTTGGCATTGGTAACGATGATTAA
- the tusB gene encoding sulfurtransferase complex subunit TusB has translation MILHHIQTSPSRDNALKLCLRYACKEDAILLSSDGVNALLLRQWAMALSPFKVMVLKDDVIARGLTERLKNISQIDYSEFVAQSLQHDKVITW, from the coding sequence ATGATTTTACATCATATTCAAACCTCGCCCAGCCGAGACAATGCCCTCAAACTTTGCCTGCGTTATGCTTGCAAAGAGGATGCAATTTTACTCTCGAGCGATGGCGTTAACGCATTATTACTGCGCCAATGGGCCATGGCGCTATCGCCCTTTAAGGTGATGGTGCTCAAAGACGATGTCATCGCCCGTGGCTTAACGGAACGTCTTAAAAACATTAGTCAGATTGATTACAGCGAGTTTGTCGCTCAATCTTTGCAGCACGATAAGGTGATCACGTGGTAA
- the tusD gene encoding sulfurtransferase complex subunit TusD produces the protein MSKFIIQVNGPAYGTSASVNALRFTQASLQSGHEIVCVFFYQDGVYNSTDFNLPASDEYDVVKGWKQLAAEHQVSLVNCVSAALRRGIVSQQEAQENGLNHWNVEHSFIMGGLGELVTGIESADRLICF, from the coding sequence ATGAGCAAATTTATTATCCAAGTAAACGGGCCAGCTTATGGCACGTCGGCAAGCGTGAATGCCCTACGTTTCACCCAAGCCTCCCTGCAAAGCGGACATGAGATTGTCTGCGTGTTTTTCTATCAGGATGGCGTGTATAACTCGACGGACTTTAACTTACCTGCATCCGATGAATATGATGTGGTTAAAGGCTGGAAACAACTGGCGGCCGAGCATCAAGTCTCCCTCGTGAACTGTGTTTCTGCTGCATTAAGACGCGGCATAGTCTCGCAGCAAGAGGCGCAGGAGAACGGGCTAAACCACTGGAATGTGGAACATTCTTTTATTATGGGCGGACTGGGTGAACTGGTCACGGGAATTGAATCTGCCGATCGTTTGATCTGCTTTTAA
- the araA gene encoding L-arabinose isomerase: protein MKAFKQKQVWFITGSQDLYGPKVLEQVAKNSEQIVHGFNESSAISIEVVYKPTVKSPREIHAVCQAANSDENCVGVILWMHTFSPAKMWIAGLNELSKPFMHLHTQFNAELPWSEINMNYMNTHQSAHGCREFGFIGTRMRKERKVVVGHWQSSDVQAQIDDWCRAAAGWHESQNLRIARFGDNMRQVAVTEGDKVAAQIQFGYEVHAYSLGELNEAIAAIAEGDVTAQLDRYASEYQVGNELFGDEYQLDRLRKEAKIELGLTQFLTQGGFGAFTNCFENLTGMTGLPGLATQRLMANGFGYGGEGDWKTAAMVRIMKVMGQGRAGGTSFMEDYTYNFGATDQVLGAHMLEVCPSIAAAKPRLEVHRHTIGVRCDVPRLLFTGKAGPAINVSTIDLGNRFRIILNELDTVTPPQDLPNLPVASALWEPRPNLAVAAAAWIHAGGAHHSAYSQAITTDQIVDFAEMAGAELVIIDADTKIREFKNELRQNSVYYGLARGL, encoded by the coding sequence ATGAAAGCCTTCAAACAAAAACAAGTGTGGTTTATCACGGGTTCGCAGGATTTATACGGCCCGAAAGTATTAGAGCAAGTCGCTAAAAACAGTGAGCAAATTGTTCATGGCTTTAATGAATCATCCGCCATTTCCATCGAAGTGGTGTATAAACCAACTGTAAAATCCCCACGGGAAATTCACGCCGTATGCCAAGCAGCCAACAGCGATGAAAACTGTGTTGGTGTGATCCTGTGGATGCACACTTTCTCTCCTGCCAAGATGTGGATTGCTGGCCTTAATGAATTAAGCAAGCCATTCATGCACTTACACACTCAGTTCAATGCCGAGCTCCCTTGGAGCGAAATCAACATGAACTACATGAACACCCACCAAAGTGCTCACGGTTGCCGCGAATTTGGTTTTATCGGCACTCGTATGCGTAAAGAGCGCAAAGTGGTTGTGGGTCACTGGCAATCGAGCGATGTACAAGCACAAATCGATGATTGGTGCCGCGCCGCGGCGGGTTGGCACGAGAGCCAAAACCTGCGTATCGCCCGCTTTGGCGACAACATGCGTCAAGTGGCCGTGACCGAAGGCGACAAAGTTGCCGCACAAATTCAATTCGGTTATGAAGTGCACGCCTACAGCTTAGGTGAACTCAATGAAGCGATTGCAGCCATTGCCGAAGGCGATGTAACCGCACAGCTCGACCGTTACGCCAGCGAATACCAAGTGGGTAACGAGCTATTTGGCGATGAATACCAATTAGACCGTTTAAGAAAAGAAGCCAAGATTGAACTCGGCTTAACCCAATTCTTAACCCAAGGTGGATTTGGTGCCTTTACCAACTGCTTCGAAAACCTCACCGGTATGACAGGATTACCGGGACTGGCTACCCAACGTCTGATGGCGAACGGTTTCGGTTACGGCGGCGAAGGCGACTGGAAAACGGCTGCCATGGTGCGCATCATGAAAGTGATGGGCCAAGGCCGTGCCGGTGGTACTTCATTTATGGAAGACTACACCTATAACTTTGGTGCGACTGACCAAGTTCTTGGTGCCCACATGTTAGAAGTGTGCCCATCGATTGCCGCTGCAAAACCACGTTTAGAAGTTCACCGCCATACCATTGGTGTGCGTTGTGACGTGCCACGTCTGTTATTCACTGGTAAAGCAGGCCCAGCAATCAACGTATCGACTATCGATTTAGGCAACCGTTTCCGTATCATTCTTAATGAATTAGATACAGTGACACCACCACAGGATCTGCCAAATCTGCCTGTCGCGTCTGCGCTGTGGGAGCCTCGTCCGAATTTAGCGGTTGCCGCCGCAGCTTGGATCCACGCCGGTGGTGCTCACCACTCGGCTTACAGCCAAGCCATCACGACGGATCAGATTGTCGACTTTGCTGAAATGGCCGGTGCTGAACTGGTTATCATCGATGCCGACACTAAGATCCGCGAGTTTAAGAATGAGCTTCGCCAAAATTCCGTTTATTACGGTTTAGCAAGAGGTTTATAA
- the crcB gene encoding fluoride efflux transporter CrcB, with protein MNNLLLVALGGSIGAVFRYLISIFMIQVFGSSFPFGTLLVNVLGSFLMGVIYALGQMSHISPELKALIGVGLLGALTTFSTFSNETLLLMQEGDWLKAALNVVLNLSLCLFMVYLGQQLVFSRI; from the coding sequence ATGAATAATCTCTTACTTGTGGCCTTGGGTGGTTCCATTGGTGCGGTTTTTCGCTATCTTATTTCAATATTCATGATCCAAGTATTTGGCAGCAGTTTTCCTTTTGGTACACTGTTAGTCAATGTCCTCGGTTCATTTTTAATGGGCGTCATTTACGCACTGGGACAAATGAGTCATATCAGCCCAGAACTCAAAGCCCTGATCGGCGTTGGCCTGTTAGGCGCTTTGACAACGTTTTCAACTTTCTCAAACGAAACTTTATTGCTGATGCAAGAAGGAGATTGGTTGAAGGCGGCTTTGAATGTGGTGTTGAACCTAAGTCTATGTTTGTTTATGGTTTACTTAGGCCAACAACTGGTTTTTTCTCGCATTTAA
- the punR gene encoding DNA-binding transcriptional activator PunR translates to MLSEQALELIDIVARVGSFTAAANRLHKVPSAVSYAVKQIEEELGVVLFERHHRSVTLTPAGEHFVKQARNLLTQMDEMKRGTQRVANGWQPTLSIALDNIVRADRISVLIADFYRHFHDIELIIRIEVFNGVWEALATGRSDIAIGATTAIPVGGVYQYKDMGDIQWAFLVSKNHPLASIDRPLTDDELRPFPSICLEDTSREIPKRMTWLLENQRRLVVPDWIRAINCFREGLGIGYMPVHLASVFIKAGALVEKQLENPKLTSPCCLAWNADKMSPALAWVLDYLGDTDKLHREWLA, encoded by the coding sequence ATGCTCTCGGAACAAGCGTTAGAACTCATTGATATCGTGGCCCGGGTTGGGAGTTTTACGGCGGCAGCCAATCGACTGCACAAGGTCCCTTCTGCGGTCAGTTATGCCGTTAAACAAATCGAAGAAGAACTTGGCGTAGTATTATTTGAGCGCCACCACCGCAGCGTGACCTTGACCCCGGCGGGAGAGCATTTTGTTAAGCAAGCCAGAAACTTGCTGACTCAAATGGATGAGATGAAACGCGGTACCCAACGTGTTGCCAACGGCTGGCAACCCACATTGTCTATCGCCTTAGATAACATAGTGCGAGCCGACAGAATTAGCGTATTAATCGCCGACTTTTACCGTCATTTCCATGATATTGAGCTTATCATCCGCATTGAGGTCTTTAACGGGGTGTGGGAGGCGCTTGCAACCGGGCGCAGTGATATCGCCATTGGCGCAACAACCGCCATTCCCGTGGGGGGTGTATACCAGTATAAGGACATGGGCGATATCCAATGGGCGTTTTTGGTGAGTAAAAACCATCCCTTAGCCAGTATTGACCGTCCCTTGACCGATGATGAACTGCGTCCCTTCCCCTCCATTTGTTTGGAAGATACCTCGCGGGAAATTCCTAAGCGTATGACCTGGTTATTGGAGAATCAACGCAGACTCGTGGTGCCGGATTGGATCCGCGCGATTAACTGCTTTAGAGAGGGATTAGGCATCGGCTATATGCCAGTACATTTAGCCAGCGTATTTATTAAAGCGGGCGCCTTGGTTGAAAAGCAGCTTGAAAATCCTAAATTAACCAGCCCCTGTTGCTTAGCTTGGAACGCCGACAAGATGTCGCCCGCCCTTGCTTGGGTGCTCGACTACCTAGGGGATACCGATAAATTACACCGTGAATGGCTGGCGTAA
- a CDS encoding ribulokinase: MSNVLGAYALGLDYGSDSVRALLVDTQTGAEVATNVVYYPRWKNGLFCDPAKNQFRQHPLDYIESLIEVVQGLWAKAPSGAAQRVCGLSVDTTGSTPIAVDESGVALALKPEFANNPNAMFLLWKDHSAILEAQQITAAANNSSENYLKYEGGIYSSEWFWAKALFVLRHDTEVRQAAYSWVEHCDWITALMTGTTHPKVFKAGRCAAGHKVMWHESWNGYPPNDFFVGIDPLLDGLRDKLPLETCTSDKVCGQLTPEWAQHLGLSTEVIVSFGSFDCHAGAVGANVKPGVLTKVMGTSTCDITVASYEDIGERCIKGICGQVDGSVLPGMIGLEAGQSAFGDLYAWFRDLTAWPMQQLDTSALFDDNTKAKLIQQLEAETLTMLGNAAAKIPVGETGIVALDWINGRRTPDADQSVAMAITGLTMGSQAPQVFKALVEASAYGARAIIERFKQEGVCIDHVVTIGGISKKSDFIMQTCADVWNCNIDVLESEQSCALGAAIYAATAAGVYPDVLSAQAAMASNVAKTYQPNPENAEKYQALYQGYLALGHYVDGAK, from the coding sequence ATGTCGAATGTTTTAGGGGCTTACGCGTTAGGGCTTGATTACGGCTCTGATTCAGTTCGCGCGTTATTGGTGGATACCCAAACGGGCGCAGAAGTAGCAACAAATGTGGTGTACTACCCACGATGGAAGAATGGGCTTTTTTGCGATCCCGCGAAGAATCAATTTAGACAACATCCCCTCGATTACATTGAAAGCCTTATCGAGGTAGTGCAAGGGCTATGGGCAAAAGCCCCGAGTGGCGCCGCGCAAAGAGTCTGCGGTTTGAGTGTTGATACCACAGGCTCAACCCCAATTGCGGTCGATGAATCGGGTGTTGCTTTAGCCTTAAAACCAGAGTTTGCGAATAACCCCAATGCCATGTTTTTGCTTTGGAAAGATCACAGCGCCATTCTCGAAGCTCAGCAAATTACCGCTGCGGCAAATAATTCAAGCGAAAATTACCTGAAATATGAAGGGGGAATCTACTCCTCCGAATGGTTTTGGGCGAAAGCGCTATTTGTACTGCGCCACGACACAGAAGTCAGACAAGCGGCCTATAGCTGGGTCGAGCACTGTGATTGGATCACCGCATTAATGACGGGCACCACACATCCTAAAGTCTTTAAAGCCGGGCGCTGCGCTGCTGGTCACAAAGTGATGTGGCACGAGTCATGGAATGGTTATCCGCCGAATGACTTTTTCGTTGGCATCGACCCCTTACTCGATGGCTTGAGAGACAAGTTACCGCTTGAAACCTGCACATCTGACAAGGTTTGCGGCCAGCTAACCCCTGAGTGGGCACAGCATTTAGGGCTATCGACTGAGGTTATCGTGTCTTTTGGCTCATTCGACTGCCACGCAGGTGCCGTTGGGGCCAATGTTAAACCCGGCGTCTTAACCAAGGTGATGGGCACCTCTACCTGCGATATCACGGTCGCCAGTTATGAAGATATAGGTGAGCGTTGTATCAAAGGCATTTGCGGTCAAGTCGATGGCTCAGTATTGCCCGGCATGATAGGGCTAGAAGCGGGTCAGTCTGCCTTTGGCGATCTCTACGCTTGGTTTAGGGATCTCACCGCATGGCCGATGCAACAGCTTGACACTTCAGCCTTATTTGATGACAACACCAAAGCCAAACTCATTCAGCAACTCGAAGCTGAAACCCTGACAATGTTAGGCAATGCGGCCGCGAAAATCCCGGTTGGCGAGACGGGCATTGTCGCGCTCGATTGGATTAACGGACGTCGCACCCCCGATGCCGATCAATCCGTTGCCATGGCGATCACAGGCTTAACCATGGGCAGCCAAGCTCCGCAAGTCTTCAAAGCTTTAGTGGAAGCCAGCGCCTATGGCGCACGGGCCATTATCGAGCGCTTCAAGCAGGAAGGTGTTTGCATTGACCATGTGGTCACCATTGGTGGGATCTCGAAAAAATCCGACTTCATTATGCAAACCTGCGCCGATGTGTGGAATTGCAACATAGACGTCCTCGAGAGCGAGCAAAGCTGCGCACTGGGCGCCGCCATTTATGCCGCAACCGCAGCCGGGGTTTATCCCGATGTGCTAAGTGCCCAAGCCGCCATGGCCTCAAACGTTGCGAAAACCTATCAGCCAAATCCTGAAAATGCAGAGAAATATCAAGCGCTTTACCAAGGGTACTTAGCTCTTGGCCACTATGTTGATGGAGCGAAATAA
- the serS gene encoding serine--tRNA ligase, producing the protein MLDPKFLRNELAVTAERLATRGFILDVAHLTQLEEKRKSLQVATEELQASRNAISKSIGQAKSRGEDVDAIMAQVGDLGAQLDAKKVELAAVLEEVNAIAMSMPNLPDESAPIGADETENVEIRRWGTPRSFDFPVKDHIDLGEGLNGLDFKSAVKITGSRFIVMKGQIARLNRALGQFMLDLHTTEHGYTEAYVPLLVNEASLLGTGQLPKFGEDLFHTKPATEEGQGLSLIPTAEVPLTNLVRDSIVDEDELPIKLTAHTACFRSEAGSYGKDTRGLIRQHQFDKVELVQLVKPEDSMAALEALTGHAETVLQRLGLPYRTVILCTGDMGFGSSKTYDIEVWLPGQNTYREISSCSNMKDFQARRMQARYRVKADNKPALLHTLNGSGLAVGRTLVAILENYQNADGSVTIPEALRPYMGGMTQIG; encoded by the coding sequence ATGTTAGATCCTAAATTTTTGCGCAACGAATTAGCAGTTACCGCTGAGCGATTAGCTACCCGTGGTTTTATTTTAGATGTCGCTCATCTCACTCAATTAGAAGAAAAACGTAAGTCACTGCAAGTGGCGACTGAAGAGTTACAAGCTTCGCGTAATGCTATTTCCAAGTCCATCGGGCAAGCAAAATCCCGCGGCGAAGATGTGGATGCCATCATGGCGCAGGTTGGCGATTTAGGTGCGCAATTAGATGCGAAGAAAGTCGAGCTGGCCGCGGTACTTGAAGAAGTGAACGCGATTGCTATGTCGATGCCAAACCTGCCAGATGAGTCTGCGCCTATCGGTGCTGATGAGACTGAGAACGTCGAAATCCGTCGTTGGGGCACACCACGCAGCTTCGATTTCCCAGTTAAAGACCATATCGATTTAGGTGAAGGCCTAAACGGTTTAGATTTTAAGAGCGCAGTGAAAATCACTGGCTCACGCTTTATCGTCATGAAAGGCCAAATCGCCCGTTTAAACCGTGCATTAGGTCAGTTCATGTTAGATCTGCATACCACTGAGCACGGTTACACCGAAGCTTACGTGCCATTACTGGTTAACGAAGCAAGCTTACTGGGTACTGGCCAATTGCCTAAGTTTGGTGAAGATTTATTCCACACCAAACCTGCGACCGAAGAAGGCCAAGGTTTAAGCCTGATCCCAACCGCAGAAGTGCCATTAACAAACCTAGTGCGTGACAGCATTGTCGATGAAGATGAATTGCCGATTAAGTTAACCGCGCATACTGCCTGTTTCCGCAGTGAAGCGGGCTCATACGGTAAAGATACCCGTGGTCTTATCCGTCAGCACCAATTTGATAAAGTGGAATTAGTGCAACTGGTTAAGCCTGAAGACTCAATGGCGGCGCTCGAAGCGCTAACTGGCCACGCTGAAACCGTACTGCAACGCCTAGGTCTGCCATACCGCACAGTGATCCTGTGTACCGGTGACATGGGCTTTGGTTCAAGCAAAACCTACGACATCGAAGTGTGGTTACCAGGCCAAAACACTTATCGCGAGATCTCTTCATGTTCAAACATGAAGGACTTCCAAGCCCGTCGTATGCAAGCCCGTTACCGTGTTAAGGCAGATAACAAGCCTGCATTGCTGCACACCTTAAACGGCTCAGGCCTAGCGGTAGGTCGTACTTTAGTCGCGATTTTAGAGAACTATCAAAATGCCGATGGTAGCGTGACGATTCCTGAAGCACTGCGCCCATACATGGGCGGAATGACTCAGATCGGTTAA
- a CDS encoding L-ribulose-5-phosphate 4-epimerase — translation MSFLELKREVYEANMELEKRKLVTYTFGNVSQIDRQLGVIGIKPSGVPYEDLKVEDIVIVDLENQIVEGRMRPSSDTKTHTYLYRQWQSIGGITHTHSTYATAWAQAQIAIPCLGTTQADYVYGEIPCTAVMRNDQISRDYEEETGVQILDCFADRDPNESPMVIVAGHAPFTWGANAAKSVYHAVLLEEIARMAYLTKTLSPGISQLKQELIDKHYLRKHGKDAYYGQSK, via the coding sequence ATGTCTTTTTTAGAGCTAAAACGCGAAGTATACGAAGCCAACATGGAACTTGAGAAGCGCAAACTGGTGACTTACACCTTTGGCAACGTTTCACAAATTGACCGCCAACTCGGCGTCATTGGTATCAAGCCCAGCGGCGTGCCCTATGAAGATTTGAAGGTTGAAGACATTGTGATTGTGGACCTTGAGAATCAAATCGTAGAAGGGCGCATGCGTCCTTCATCCGATACCAAGACACATACCTATTTGTATCGCCAGTGGCAGAGTATTGGTGGCATTACCCATACCCATTCAACCTATGCCACCGCCTGGGCGCAGGCACAGATAGCGATTCCCTGCCTAGGCACGACACAGGCCGATTATGTGTACGGTGAAATCCCATGCACAGCGGTGATGCGCAACGATCAGATCAGCCGCGACTACGAAGAAGAAACCGGCGTGCAGATCCTCGATTGCTTCGCCGACCGAGATCCCAACGAGTCGCCCATGGTAATCGTTGCAGGCCATGCACCGTTCACTTGGGGCGCGAATGCGGCTAAATCCGTATATCACGCCGTGTTGCTCGAAGAAATCGCTCGGATGGCGTATCTCACCAAAACATTATCACCAGGTATCAGTCAGTTAAAACAAGAGCTTATTGATAAGCACTATTTGCGTAAGCATGGAAAAGACGCTTATTACGGCCAAAGCAAGTAA
- the tusC gene encoding sulfurtransferase complex subunit TusC, with amino-acid sequence MKKICILFRSAPHGTTKGREALDFALLSASFEQEVSLVFVDEGVLHLLKDQQPELIGGKDYLAALKALPLYDIESVFACKQSLGDYGLSHSLLSIPVTILNDEAISAHLKAVDEVLVF; translated from the coding sequence ATGAAAAAAATCTGTATATTGTTCCGAAGCGCGCCCCATGGCACTACTAAAGGCCGCGAAGCCTTAGACTTTGCCCTATTAAGCGCCAGTTTTGAGCAAGAAGTGAGTTTAGTGTTTGTCGATGAAGGCGTGTTGCATCTGCTTAAAGACCAACAGCCCGAACTTATCGGCGGTAAAGATTACCTTGCGGCGCTAAAAGCGCTCCCGCTGTACGACATCGAATCAGTGTTCGCCTGCAAACAGTCCTTAGGTGACTACGGTTTAAGCCATAGCTTGTTGTCGATTCCGGTGACTATCTTAAACGATGAAGCCATCTCAGCTCACTTAAAAGCCGTTGATGAGGTCTTAGTATTCTAA
- a CDS encoding HAD family hydrolase yields the protein MYTEFDGIIFDMDGTLVDSGQLHEQAWRQTLNHFGIPVEPALMRSLAGVPTIGTLEILIAHFGVTPTASCEAMNEYKEALVRDTMHLYVKPTALAEFAKQNQGKRPMVVGTGAYTEEAIQILTLCGLLELVDYVVGADQVASPKPAPDTFLRCAELMGIAPERCIVFEDAKTGIQAAEAAGMFVVDVHAELQIENDYFLSTQ from the coding sequence ATGTATACAGAATTTGACGGCATTATCTTCGATATGGATGGCACCTTAGTCGACAGCGGTCAGTTGCATGAGCAGGCATGGCGACAAACCTTGAATCACTTTGGGATCCCCGTAGAGCCTGCACTGATGCGCTCGTTAGCGGGCGTGCCCACCATTGGCACCTTAGAGATCCTGATCGCCCATTTTGGCGTCACGCCAACGGCCAGTTGTGAGGCCATGAACGAGTATAAAGAAGCCCTAGTGCGCGACACTATGCATTTATATGTGAAACCGACGGCATTAGCCGAATTTGCCAAGCAGAATCAGGGCAAACGCCCAATGGTGGTCGGCACAGGCGCCTACACAGAGGAAGCAATTCAAATCTTAACTCTGTGTGGATTGTTGGAATTAGTCGATTATGTGGTGGGTGCCGATCAGGTCGCGTCACCCAAACCCGCGCCAGATACCTTTTTACGCTGCGCCGAACTGATGGGCATCGCGCCTGAGCGCTGTATCGTATTTGAAGATGCAAAGACGGGCATCCAAGCCGCCGAAGCTGCGGGGATGTTTGTGGTCGATGTGCATGCCGAATTACAGATTGAAAATGACTATTTCCTAAGCACTCAGTAG
- a CDS encoding TusE/DsrC/DsvC family sulfur relay protein, producing the protein MVNPLIFNGVEIERDHQGYLKNIADWQPDMAPLLAQEEQIELTSAHWEVVNFVRDFYLEYKTSPAIRVLVKAIGQALGPDKGNSKYLYTLFPVGPAKQATKIAGLPKPAKCI; encoded by the coding sequence GTGGTAAATCCGCTTATATTCAATGGCGTCGAAATTGAACGCGACCATCAAGGCTATTTAAAGAATATCGCCGACTGGCAGCCGGATATGGCGCCGCTATTAGCCCAAGAAGAACAGATTGAACTGACCAGTGCGCACTGGGAAGTGGTTAATTTTGTTCGGGACTTTTATCTGGAATATAAAACCAGCCCTGCAATTCGCGTGCTAGTCAAAGCGATTGGTCAAGCCTTAGGGCCGGATAAAGGTAACTCTAAGTACCTCTATACCCTCTTTCCGGTGGGTCCTGCCAAACAGGCGACAAAGATTGCGGGTCTGCCTAAACCTGCCAAGTGTATTTAA
- the punC gene encoding purine nucleoside transporter PunC → MKTSSNIFVNLKFFIFLFYLALLSMLGFIATDMYLPAFKAIESSFNSSPSQVAMSLTCFLAGLALGQLIYGPLVSKLGKRYALILGLGIFAIASVAIANSDSILMLNIARFFQAVGACSAGVIWQAIVVEQYDAEKAQGIFSNIMPLVALSPALAPILGAYILNDFGWRAIFISLCVIAFLLLLMTLYFVPSHAEHQDAKPSAVSYGKILKNTRYLGNVVIFGACSGAFFAYLTVWPIVMEQHGYQATEIGLSFIPQTIMFIVGGYASKLLIKRIGADRTLNVLLAIFGLCVISIVFFTLLMKAETIFPLLISFSILAAANGAIYPIVVNSALQQFTQNAAKAAGLQNFLQITIAFGASSLVALWASSGEVAIGWGILSCSLVVILGYLLKTEQTWADFAKHFTAPDPARLGINADTKQNQAD, encoded by the coding sequence ATGAAAACGTCTAGTAATATCTTTGTAAATCTGAAGTTTTTTATATTCTTATTCTATTTAGCCCTATTAAGCATGCTAGGCTTTATTGCCACTGACATGTATTTACCTGCTTTCAAAGCAATTGAAAGTTCGTTCAATTCTTCACCGTCTCAAGTGGCGATGTCGCTCACCTGTTTTCTGGCCGGTTTAGCCTTAGGGCAGCTGATTTATGGCCCTTTGGTGAGTAAACTCGGCAAACGTTATGCTCTGATCCTCGGCCTTGGCATTTTTGCGATCGCCAGTGTGGCCATCGCCAATAGCGACTCGATACTGATGCTGAACATCGCTCGCTTCTTCCAAGCCGTAGGCGCCTGTAGTGCAGGGGTCATCTGGCAAGCGATTGTGGTCGAGCAATATGATGCCGAAAAAGCGCAGGGGATTTTCAGTAACATTATGCCGTTAGTGGCATTATCTCCCGCATTAGCCCCCATCCTTGGCGCTTATATTCTGAACGATTTTGGATGGCGTGCAATCTTTATCTCATTGTGTGTGATTGCCTTTTTGTTGCTATTGATGACCTTATACTTTGTGCCGAGCCATGCAGAGCATCAGGATGCTAAGCCAAGCGCGGTTTCCTACGGCAAGATTTTGAAAAATACCCGTTACCTTGGCAATGTGGTGATTTTTGGTGCCTGTTCGGGGGCGTTTTTCGCATACCTTACTGTGTGGCCGATTGTGATGGAGCAACACGGCTATCAGGCAACTGAGATTGGGCTGAGCTTTATTCCGCAAACTATCATGTTTATTGTGGGCGGATACGCGAGTAAGTTATTGATAAAACGCATTGGTGCCGACCGTACACTCAACGTATTGCTGGCCATTTTTGGACTCTGCGTTATCTCGATTGTGTTTTTCACCTTATTAATGAAGGCGGAAACCATTTTCCCACTGCTGATTTCCTTCTCGATACTCGCAGCGGCGAACGGGGCGATTTATCCTATTGTGGTGAACAGTGCTTTACAACAATTCACTCAAAATGCGGCTAAGGCGGCAGGATTACAGAACTTTTTGCAAATCACCATCGCCTTTGGCGCCTCGAGTTTAGTCGCACTCTGGGCAAGTTCTGGAGAAGTCGCCATAGGTTGGGGCATTCTGAGCTGTTCATTAGTAGTGATCTTGGGTTACCTGTTAAAAACCGAGCAAACTTGGGCTGATTTTGCTAAACACTTTACTGCGCCGGATCCTGCTCGTCTTGGGATCAATGCAGATACGAAGCAAAATCAAGCAGATTGA